In Aegilops tauschii subsp. strangulata cultivar AL8/78 chromosome 3, Aet v6.0, whole genome shotgun sequence, one genomic interval encodes:
- the LOC120961806 gene encoding probable jasmonic acid carboxyl methyltransferase 2: MASKQMVHMNQGQGETSYAHNSSFQSAEQNRMKALIEAAVVELCSNTTTLSHGKVVIADLGCSSGPNAVALVSIALEATHSHFLQLRQPPPEVCVLLNDLPYNDFNAVVKSLVAVRQIGEPVVVTGVVPGSFYERLFPSGSVHLFCSSNSLHWLSKAPEDLRMKQIPAYDMDENVRRERLPVVAGAYARQFKKDFTLFLQLRAKELVPEGRMVVSLPGRRSDEPVTETSLIWGTAAQILGAMASEGVIDKEKLDSLYIPVHGPSDEELREIIQEEGSFSITEMRVHDPISGMDRALLTPNRMVNSLRAAFEPIIVQHFGSPAEIMDEFVRTGEKHLSLQRSSQVKHARSPRVMLVVSLTKA, translated from the exons ATGGCTTCCAAACAGATGGTGCATATGAATCAAGGACAAGGCGAAACTAGCTACGCTCACAACTCCAGTTTTCAG AGTGCTGAGCAGAACAGGATGAAGGCCCTGATAGAAGCAGCGGTCGTCGAATTATGCAGCAACACCACCACCTTGTCGCACGGGAAGGTGGTGATTGCGGACTTGGGCTGCTCCTCGGGCCCAAACGCGGTAGCACTGGTGTCCATCGCCCTTGAGGCCACCCACAGCCACTTTCTTCAGTTGCGGCAGCCACCTCCGGAAGTCTGTGTGCTCCTCAATGATCTCCCATACAACGACTTCAACGCGGTGGTGAAAAGCCTGGTTGCGGTCCGGCAAATCGGTGAGCCTGTTGTTGTAACTGGTGTTGTACCAGGGTCATTCTATGAGAGGCTCTTCCCTAGTGGCTCCGTGCATCTTTTCTGTTCATCCAACAGCCTTCATTGGCTATCAAAG GCTCCTGAAGATTTAAGGATGAAGCAAATCCCGGCGTATGACATGGATGAGAACGTCAGGCGTGAAAGACTCCCAGTGGTCGCTGGAGCTTATGCACGACAATTCAAGAAAGATTTCACACTTTTCCTGCAGCTGAGAGCCAAAGAATTGGTCCCAGAAGGCCGGATGGTTGTTTCCCTCCCGGGGAGGCGTTCTGATGAGCCTGTCACCGAGACCTCTCTCATCTGGGGAACTGCAGCTCAGATTTTAGGCGCCATGGCCTCAGAG GGTGTGATTGACAAAGAAAAGCTTGATTCTTTGTACATACCGGTGCATGGACCTTCCGATGAAGAGCTGAGAGAGATCATCCAAGAAGAGGGCTCCTTCTCAATCACAGAGATGCGGGTGCACGACCCTATAAGCGGCATGGACCGCGCCCTCCTCACCCCAAACAGGATGGTGAATAGCCTGAGAGCTGCTTTCGAGCCGATAATAGTCCAGCATTTTGGATCGCCAGCAGAGATCATGGATGAATTTGTCAGGACCGGCGAGAAGCACTTGAGCCTGCAGCGCAGCTCACAAGTCAAGCACGCCAGAAGCCCGAGGGTTATGCTGGTTGTATCGCTCACCAAGGCATGA
- the LOC109744221 gene encoding transcription initiation factor TFIID subunit 9, translating into MDGGGVRPSLPSAAAARGASGPDEPRDARVVRELLRSMGLGEGEYEPRVVHQFLDLAYRYVGDVLGDAQVYADHAAKPQLDADDVRLAIQAKVNFSFSQPPPREVLLELARSRNKIPLPKSIAPPGSIPLPPEQDTLLSENYQLLPALKPPTQIEEAEDDNEGTNASPGNPSPSYPQDQRGSEQHQPQSQSQRVSFQLNAVAAAAAKRPLVTIDQLNMG; encoded by the exons ATGgacggcggcggcgtgcggcCATCGCTTCcgtccgcggcggcggcgagaggaGCCTCCGGCCCGGACGAGCCTCGCGACGCGCGCGTGGTGCGGGAGCTCCTCCGGTCGATGGGGCTCGGCGAGGGCGAGTACGAGCCGCGCGTCGTGCACCAGTTCCTCGACCTGGCCTACCGCTACGTCGGGGACGTGCTCGGCGACGCCCAGGTCTACGCCGACCACGCGGCCAAGCCCCAGCTCGACgccgacgacgtccgcctcgccATCCAGGCCAAGGTCAACTTCTCCTTCTCCCAGCCGCCGCCCCGCGAG GTTCTACTTGAGTTGGCACGCAGCCGGAACAAAATCCCGCTGCCCAAGTCTATTGCTCCACCTGGCTCGATTCCTCTGCCACCCGAACAGGACACATTGTTGAGCGAAAACTACCAACTCCTACCTGCATTGAAGCCGCCAACTCAGATCGAGGAAGCGGAAGATGACAACGAGGGGACCAACGCAAGCCCTGGCAATCCTAGTCCAAGCTATCCGCAGGATCAGAGGGGCAGCGAGCAACATCAGCCTCAGAGCCAGAGCCAGAGGGTTTCTTTCCAACTGAATGCGGTGGCTGCTGCGGCTGCAAAGCGTCCTCTGGTGACAATTGATCAGTTGAACATGGGCTAA